A single genomic interval of Halobacillus halophilus DSM 2266 harbors:
- a CDS encoding ClpP family protease, producing the protein MKESPQEQEKDKSKGQSSIVDKIQQLGQSNVPQPADSNIHVLPIIGQIEGHVQLPSQNKTTKYEHMIPQLIAIEQNPKIEGLVVLLNTVGGDVEAGLAISEMIASLSKPTVSIVLGGGHSIGVPIAVSADYSFIAETATMTIHPIRMTGLVIGVPQTFEYMDKMQDRVVNFVTRHSNVDEEKFKELMFAKGNLTRDIGTNVVGQQAVDHGLIDAVGGVKEAMSKLNELIDHNKENEKKVVQ; encoded by the coding sequence ATGAAAGAATCTCCTCAAGAACAGGAAAAGGATAAATCCAAAGGGCAATCGTCCATTGTTGATAAGATCCAGCAGCTTGGTCAATCCAATGTACCTCAGCCAGCTGATTCCAATATTCATGTACTTCCAATAATTGGTCAAATTGAAGGTCACGTCCAACTGCCTTCTCAAAACAAAACTACGAAATATGAACATATGATTCCCCAGCTTATAGCCATTGAACAAAATCCAAAAATCGAAGGATTAGTCGTACTATTAAATACTGTGGGTGGAGATGTGGAAGCGGGACTTGCGATTTCAGAAATGATTGCTTCTTTATCTAAGCCAACTGTTTCCATCGTCCTCGGTGGAGGGCATTCCATTGGTGTTCCAATTGCTGTTTCCGCTGATTATTCATTTATTGCTGAAACAGCTACTATGACCATTCACCCGATCCGCATGACCGGACTAGTCATAGGTGTTCCACAAACATTTGAATACATGGATAAGATGCAGGATCGAGTGGTTAATTTTGTTACCAGACATTCCAATGTGGACGAGGAGAAATTTAAAGAACTCATGTTTGCAAAAGGTAATCTTACACGAGATATAGGTACAAATGTAGTCGGCCAACAAGCCGTAGACCATGGGCTTATCGATGCTGTAGGAGGAGTGAAAGAAGCAATGAGTAAACTGAATGAATTAATTGATCATAATAAAGAAAATGAGAAGAAGGTCGTTCAATGA
- a CDS encoding YlzJ-like family protein, giving the protein MIHYTPLSEYDIFPSHEKEQQIIYNQDKKCSVKCQDMGDGKKQIVQVLSTDPAHYMDPSLQPGQWLDS; this is encoded by the coding sequence ATGATTCATTATACACCGCTTAGTGAATACGATATTTTCCCTTCCCATGAAAAAGAGCAGCAAATTATTTACAATCAGGACAAAAAGTGTTCTGTAAAATGTCAGGATATGGGCGATGGAAAAAAACAAATTGTGCAAGTTTTGTCTACGGATCCAGCGCATTATATGGATCCATCCTTACAGCCTGGACAATGGTTGGACTCGTAA
- a CDS encoding FtsK/SpoIIIE family DNA translocase encodes MARKRKSSSKSKKKQSGLKQQVKFELMGLLFILIAVFGSGASAISDGAVPGGLERIWQFFFGVWYFVASLFFLILGVFLMVKRSWPSFLHKRLIGVYIVFVSLLLFTHLETLSDELAAGEGSILAMTWERITGMMRGELSFYSIGGGLSGAFLLSVTYFLFSGTGAAILSFFLFLIGIIFISEWSIGNFVSVVGNKGKDLLQDQVKRIKESRAHPKEKKSQREKPEETTVIEINEPETSEYENPAEPIIQDFTDHAYANEDKTESQLSENISSKEDYEGEEPGLEKSMPTAELENFDYQLPSMELLDEPTSSPQSQGRSHIQATVRKLEKTFQSFGVKAKVTKVHVGPAVTKYEVYPDTGVKVSKIVNLNDDLALALAAKDIRIEAPIPGKSAVGIEVPNQEISMVSLREVLETGKSNTEAKLGFALGRDISGEAVMSELNKMPHLLVAGATGSGKSVCINGIITSILMRAKPHEVKMMMIDPKKVELNVYNGIPHLLAPVVTDPKKASRALKKVVSEMERRYDLFSETGTRNIESYNEYIKKHNKESEDTQPQLPYIVVLVDELADLMMVASNEVEDAITRLAQMARAAGIHLIIATQRPSVDVITGVIKANIPSRIAFSVSSQTDSRTILDSGGAEKLLGRGDMLFTPVGSNKPTRVQGAFLSDEEVERVVNFCVEQQKAQYQEEMIPEEENEVKQEVDDDLYPEAVQMVIEMQSASVSMIQRRFRVGYTRAARLIDAMEDNGIVGPYEGSKPRSVLVSQVSEEQSS; translated from the coding sequence ATGGCTAGAAAAAGAAAATCTTCTTCAAAATCTAAGAAAAAACAGTCTGGATTAAAACAGCAAGTTAAATTTGAATTGATGGGACTGCTGTTTATCTTAATTGCTGTCTTTGGAAGTGGAGCTTCAGCTATCAGCGATGGAGCTGTGCCTGGTGGACTTGAGCGCATCTGGCAGTTTTTCTTCGGGGTCTGGTATTTTGTAGCTTCACTATTCTTTCTTATACTCGGTGTCTTCTTAATGGTTAAGAGAAGTTGGCCATCTTTCCTACATAAACGTTTAATTGGAGTATATATTGTATTTGTCTCGCTATTATTATTTACTCACTTAGAAACTTTATCCGATGAACTGGCAGCAGGTGAAGGTTCAATTTTAGCTATGACCTGGGAACGGATTACCGGCATGATGCGGGGAGAGTTGTCTTTCTATAGTATCGGCGGCGGACTTTCCGGAGCCTTTCTACTATCCGTAACCTATTTTCTCTTCTCAGGTACTGGAGCGGCTATTTTATCGTTCTTCCTATTTTTAATCGGGATCATATTTATTAGTGAATGGTCAATTGGCAACTTCGTAAGCGTAGTTGGAAACAAAGGAAAAGACCTATTACAGGACCAGGTTAAGCGTATTAAAGAATCAAGGGCTCATCCTAAAGAAAAAAAATCCCAACGAGAAAAACCTGAAGAAACGACGGTTATTGAAATTAATGAGCCTGAGACTAGTGAATATGAAAATCCGGCTGAACCGATTATTCAGGACTTTACAGACCATGCATACGCAAATGAAGATAAAACGGAAAGTCAGTTATCCGAAAATATTTCTTCTAAAGAAGATTATGAGGGAGAGGAACCCGGTCTGGAGAAATCTATGCCGACGGCTGAATTAGAAAATTTCGATTATCAACTACCTAGTATGGAACTTTTGGATGAACCCACTTCAAGTCCTCAAAGTCAGGGGCGTTCCCACATTCAGGCAACGGTTCGTAAACTCGAAAAAACATTTCAGAGTTTCGGTGTCAAAGCAAAAGTTACCAAAGTGCATGTTGGTCCTGCCGTTACGAAGTACGAGGTGTATCCAGATACCGGTGTTAAAGTAAGTAAAATAGTTAATTTAAATGATGACCTGGCGCTGGCGCTGGCAGCTAAGGATATTCGTATTGAAGCTCCCATTCCCGGGAAGTCTGCTGTAGGAATTGAAGTTCCTAATCAAGAAATATCCATGGTTTCTTTGAGGGAAGTTTTGGAAACAGGGAAGTCCAACACAGAAGCAAAATTAGGTTTTGCTTTGGGCAGAGATATCTCTGGTGAGGCTGTTATGTCTGAGTTAAACAAGATGCCGCACCTGCTTGTAGCTGGAGCCACAGGCAGTGGTAAAAGTGTATGTATCAACGGTATTATTACGAGCATCTTAATGCGGGCGAAACCTCACGAGGTGAAAATGATGATGATTGATCCGAAAAAAGTAGAGTTAAATGTGTATAATGGGATTCCTCATTTACTGGCTCCAGTGGTAACTGATCCTAAAAAAGCGTCACGTGCACTTAAAAAAGTTGTATCAGAAATGGAACGACGCTATGATTTATTTTCAGAAACAGGTACCAGAAATATAGAAAGTTATAACGAATATATAAAAAAACACAATAAAGAAAGCGAAGATACACAGCCTCAGCTTCCTTATATCGTTGTACTGGTGGATGAACTTGCTGACTTAATGATGGTTGCGTCAAATGAAGTTGAAGACGCAATTACCCGATTGGCCCAAATGGCACGTGCGGCCGGCATCCATTTAATTATCGCTACTCAGCGTCCTTCCGTAGATGTTATTACAGGGGTCATTAAAGCTAATATTCCTTCACGTATTGCGTTTAGCGTTTCCTCTCAAACAGATTCCAGAACTATTTTGGATTCAGGAGGAGCAGAGAAACTGTTAGGACGAGGAGATATGCTCTTTACGCCGGTTGGATCTAATAAGCCAACCAGGGTACAGGGAGCTTTTCTTTCTGATGAAGAAGTGGAACGTGTGGTCAATTTCTGTGTAGAACAGCAGAAAGCTCAATATCAAGAAGAGATGATTCCAGAAGAAGAAAATGAAGTGAAGCAGGAAGTAGATGATGATCTTTATCCTGAAGCAGTACAGATGGTTATTGAGATGCAAAGTGCCAGTGTATCGATGATTCAGCGGAGATTCAGGGTGGGCTATACACGAGCTGCCCGGTTAATTGATGCGATGGAGGATAATGGAATCGTAGGACCCTATGAAGGAAGTAAGCCAAGGTCTGTACTCGTCTCACAAGTATCGGAAGAACAGTCCTCTTAA
- a CDS encoding GntR family transcriptional regulator — protein MSIKHDTRHLYLQVIEQIKKDIENGIFIEKQKLPSEFQLSKSLGVSRATLREALRILEEEGVVTRRHGVGTFVNPKPLFTSGIEELDSVTGMIAKSGMRPGTQYLTAELVEATIEDRKRFAVMDLHNLAKVERVRTADEEPVVYCIDKIPEGLLPIDQIREADSMFGILEAYTGKSISYAVTHIEPIGYHEKISPILNCEPEQALLLLKQMHYTVDDEPMLLSSNYFRADKFSFHVLRKRV, from the coding sequence ATGTCCATAAAGCACGATACACGTCACCTGTACTTGCAGGTGATTGAACAGATAAAAAAAGATATTGAAAACGGTATCTTCATCGAAAAGCAAAAATTACCCTCTGAGTTTCAATTATCTAAATCTCTTGGAGTTTCAAGAGCGACATTAAGAGAAGCACTTCGAATCCTGGAAGAAGAAGGAGTTGTAACCAGAAGACATGGCGTGGGGACATTTGTTAATCCTAAGCCGCTTTTTACCTCCGGAATAGAGGAACTTGATAGTGTAACAGGGATGATTGCAAAGTCGGGCATGCGTCCTGGGACGCAGTACCTCACAGCTGAACTTGTGGAGGCTACTATAGAAGACCGTAAACGATTCGCTGTTATGGATCTACATAATTTAGCAAAAGTGGAACGTGTCCGTACAGCAGACGAGGAGCCGGTCGTTTATTGCATTGATAAAATCCCTGAGGGACTTCTGCCTATTGACCAAATTCGAGAAGCAGACTCTATGTTCGGAATCCTTGAAGCATACACAGGGAAATCGATCAGCTATGCGGTCACTCACATCGAACCTATTGGTTATCATGAAAAAATTTCACCAATCTTAAATTGCGAACCAGAACAAGCTTTACTTTTATTAAAACAAATGCATTACACAGTGGATGATGAACCAATGCTTTTGTCTTCCAATTACTTTAGGGCTGACAAATTCAGTTTCCATGTTTTAAGAAAAAGAGTGTAA